One part of the Arabidopsis thaliana chromosome 4, partial sequence genome encodes these proteins:
- a CDS encoding Glycosyl hydrolase family 10 protein (Glycosyl hydrolase family 10 protein; FUNCTIONS IN: cation binding, hydrolase activity, hydrolyzing O-glycosyl compounds, catalytic activity; INVOLVED IN: carbohydrate metabolic process; LOCATED IN: endomembrane system; CONTAINS InterPro DOMAIN/s: Glycoside hydrolase, family 10 (InterPro:IPR001000), Carbohydrate-binding, CenC-like (InterPro:IPR003305), Glycoside hydrolase, catalytic core (InterPro:IPR017853), Galactose-binding domain-like (InterPro:IPR008979), Glycoside hydrolase, subgroup, catalytic core (InterPro:IPR013781); BEST Arabidopsis thaliana protein match is: Glycosyl hydrolase family 10 protein (TAIR:AT4G33840.1); Has 2031 Blast hits to 2022 proteins in 431 species: Archae - 10; Bacteria - 1156; Metazoa - 20; Fungi - 351; Plants - 271; Viruses - 0; Other Eukaryotes - 223 (source: NCBI BLink).) produces the protein MKRLLLLVVLCSLSLSRCESKVVPYDYSATIECLEIPLKPQYNGGIIVSPDVRDGTLGWTPFGNAKVDFRKIGNHNFFVARDRKQPFDSVSQKVYLEKGLLYTFSAWLQVSKGKAPVKAVFKKNGEYKLAGSVVAESKCWSMLKGGLTVDESGPAELYFESEDTTVEIWVDSVSLQPFTQEEWNSHHEQSIQKERKRTVRIRAVNSKGEPIPKATISIEQRKLGFPFGCEVEKNILGNKAYQNWFTQRFTVTTFANEMKWYSTEVVRGKEDYSTADAMLRFFKQHGVAVRGHNILWNDPKYQPKWVNALSGNDLYNAVKRRVFSVVSRYKGQLAGWDVVNENLHFSYFEDKMGPKASYNIFKMAQAFDPTTTMFMNEYNTLEESSDSDSSLARYLQKLREIRSIRVCGNISLGIGLESHFKTPNIPYMRSALDTLAATGLPIWLTEVDVEAPPNVQAKYFEQVLREGHAHPQVKGIVTWSGYSPSGCYRMCLTDGNFKNVPTGDVVDKLLHEWGGFRRQTTGVTDADGYFEASLFHGDYDLKIAHPLTNSKASHSFKLTSDVSSSQNQPSSFVFRV, from the exons ATGAAGCGTTTGCTGCTGCTTGTTGTCCTCTGCAGCCTTTCTCTATCAA GGTGTGAATCAAAAGTCGTGCCGTATGATTATTCTGCAACCATCGAG TGTCTAGAGATACCTTTAAAACCACAGTACAATGGAGGAATCATCGTCAGCCCTGACGTACGAGATGGCACCCTAGGCTGGACACCATTCGGAAACGCGAAAGTCGATTTCAGAAAAATTGgaaaccataatttttttgttgcacGAGACAGGAAACAACCTTTTGATAGTGTCTCACAGAAGGTTTATTTGGAAAAGGGACTTCTCTACACTTTCTCTG CTTGGTTACAAGTAAGTAAAGGAAAGGCTCCTGTGAAAGCAGTTTTCAAGAAGAATGGTGAATATAAGCTTGCTGGTTCGGTTGTTGCTGAATCCAAATGCTGGTCCATGCTTAAGGGTGGTCTCACTGTTGATGAATCTGGTCCTGCCGAACTCTATTTTGAG AGTGAAGACACAACTGTTGAGATTTGGGTTGATAGCGTCTCGTTGCAACCATTCACGCAAGAAGAGTGGAACTCTCACCATGAACAAAGCATTcagaaggagagaaagagaaccGTGAGAATCAGAGCCGTGAACAGCAAAGGCGAGCCAATACCGAAAGCAACCATTTCCATTGAACAGAGGAAACTCGGATTCCCATTCGGGTGCGAGGTAGAAAAGAACATTCTTGGGAACAAAGCATACCAAAACTGGTTCACTCAAAGATTTACAGTGACAACTTTCGCGAACGAGATGAAATGGTACAGCACAGAAGTTGTAAGAGGCAAAGAGGACTATTCAACGGCTGACGCGATGTTGCGATTCTTCAAGCAGCATGGGGTTGCTGTACGTGGCCACAATATTTTATGGAATGATCCTAAGTACCAACCTAAATGGGTGAATGCTCTGTCTGGTAACGACCTCTACAACGCTGTGAAACGAAGGGTTTTCTCGGTGGTCTCACGATACAAAGGCCAGCTTGCGGGTTGGGACGTTGTGAATGAGAATCTCCATTTCTCCTACTTTGAGGACAAGATGGGTCCTAAAGCCTCATATAACATCTTTAAGATGGCGCAAGCTTTTGATCCTACGACAACCATGTTTATGAATGAATACAATACGTTAGAGGAATCAAGCGATTCAGATTCTAGTCTAGCAAGGTATTTACAGAAGCTTAGGGAGATTAGATCTATCCGAGTTTGTGGTAACATATCTCTAGGGATCGGTCTCGAGTCTCATTTCAAGACTCCTAACATTCCGTACATGAGATCAGCTCTTGACACTCTTGCCGCTACTGGTTTGCCTATATGGCTTACTGAGGTTGACGTCGAAGCTCCTCCAAATGTCCAA GCCAAGTATTTTGAGCAGGTCCTAAGGGAAGGCCACGCACATCCGCAAGTGAAAGGAATAGTGACGTGGTCAGGTTATTCTCCATCAGGTTGCTACCGAATGTGCCTAACCGATGGAAACTTCAAGAACGTACCCACTGGTGACGTTGTGGACAAACTTCTCCATGAATGGGGAGGCTTCCGCAGACAAACCACAGGTGTCACTGATGCTGATGGATACTTTGAAGCTTCTCTCTTCCATGGTGACTACGATCTCAAGATTGCTCATCCTCTCACCAATTCAAAAGCTTCTCACAGCTTTAAGCTGACTTCTGATGTCTCTTCCTCACAGAATCAACcatcttcttttgtctttcgTGTTTAA
- a CDS encoding Ribosomal protein S14p/S29e family protein (Ribosomal protein S14p/S29e family protein; FUNCTIONS IN: structural constituent of ribosome; INVOLVED IN: translation; LOCATED IN: cytosolic small ribosomal subunit, ribosome; EXPRESSED IN: 24 plant structures; EXPRESSED DURING: 14 growth stages; CONTAINS InterPro DOMAIN/s: Ribosomal protein S14 (InterPro:IPR001209); BEST Arabidopsis thaliana protein match is: Ribosomal protein S14p/S29e family protein (TAIR:AT3G43980.1); Has 30201 Blast hits to 17322 proteins in 780 species: Archae - 12; Bacteria - 1396; Metazoa - 17338; Fungi - 3422; Plants - 5037; Viruses - 0; Other Eukaryotes - 2996 (source: NCBI BLink).): MGHSNVWNSHPKKYGPGSRLCRVCGNSHGLIRKYGLNCCRQCFRSNAKEIGFIKYR; encoded by the exons ATGGGTCACTCCAACGTCTGGAATTCTCATCCTAAGAAATACGGTCCTGGTTCTCGCTTATG cCGTGTGTGTGGAAACTCCCATGGGCTAATCAGGAAGTATGGTCTCAACTGCTGCAGACAGTGTTTCCGTAGCAACGCCAAGGAAATCGGATTCATTAAG TACCGTTGA
- a CDS encoding Peroxidase superfamily protein (Peroxidase superfamily protein; FUNCTIONS IN: peroxidase activity, heme binding; INVOLVED IN: response to oxidative stress, oxidation reduction; LOCATED IN: endomembrane system; EXPRESSED IN: 14 plant structures; EXPRESSED DURING: 7 growth stages; CONTAINS InterPro DOMAIN/s: Haem peroxidase (InterPro:IPR010255), Plant peroxidase (InterPro:IPR000823), Peroxidase, active site (InterPro:IPR019794), Haem peroxidase, plant/fungal/bacterial (InterPro:IPR002016); BEST Arabidopsis thaliana protein match is: Peroxidase superfamily protein (TAIR:AT2G41480.1); Has 3863 Blast hits to 3848 proteins in 198 species: Archae - 0; Bacteria - 0; Metazoa - 2; Fungi - 67; Plants - 3768; Viruses - 0; Other Eukaryotes - 26 (source: NCBI BLink).): protein MRFLGDYKFALLTCSVIALSIYFAINVEFRFAYDSPGTRTGVKVSEKSPFDDEFMYMSIAEDIDRSYLHYDYYRESCPTAEKIIAKAIRDIYNVTPSVAPPIIRLLFHDCFIEGCDASVLLDADEAHTSEKDASPNLSLKGFDVIDAVKSELENVCPGVVSCADLLVLAAREAVLVAGGPFYPLETGRKDSAAAYRDFAEHELPAPDATLSVILQRFSFRGFNERETVSLFGAHSIGITHCTFFKNRLYNFSATGKPDPELNPGFLQELKTKCPFSVSTSSPSAPPDIGLPPSLPASDSENSYGMSSGNRNDEVIDLSYNNEGGDENFGTRYFRRLMQNKGLMSSDQQLMGSEVTEMWVRAYASDPLLFRREFAMSMMKLSSYNVLTGPLGQVRTSCSKALPRN from the exons atgaGGTTCCTCGGAGACTACAAGTTCGCTTTACTTACTTGCTCCGTTATCGCTCTCAGCATCTACTTCGCGATTAACGTCGAATTTCGTTTCGCGTACGATTCACCGGGAACTCGTACCGGAGTTAAGGTTTCCGAGAAATCTCCCTTCGACGACGAATTCATGTACATGTCAATCGCTGAAGATATCGATCGATCTTACCTCCACTACGATTACTACCGTGAATCTTGCCCTACCGCCGAGAAAATCATCGCGAAAGCTATCAGAGATATCTACAATGTCACACCCAGCGTAGCTCCGCCTATTATCCGTCTCCTCTTTCACGATTGCTTCATCGAG GGATGTGATGCATCAGTCCTTCTAGACGCAGATGAAGCACATACTTCTGAGAAAGATGCATCTCCAAACCTATCCTTGAAAGGGTTTGATGTGATTGACGCCGTTAAGTCTGAGCTAGAGAATGTCTGTCCCGGAGTTGTTTCCTGTGCTGACCTACTTGTATTGGCAGCTAGAGAAGCCGTCCTAGTT GCTGGTGGTCCATTCTATCCCCTAGAAACTGGAAGGAAGGATAGTGCAGCAGCCTACAGGGATTTTGCAGAACACGAGCTTCCTGCACCAGACGCTACTCTGTCGGTGATTCTTCAACGTTTTTCTTTCAGAGGATTCAACGAGAGAGAAACCGTCAGCTTATTCG GAGCACACAGCATTGGCATCACGCATTGCACATTTTTTAAGAACCGCCTCTACAACTTCTCAGCAACCGGGAAGCCTGATCCTGAACTCAATCCAGGGTTCCTCCAAGAACTGAAAACGAAATGCCCCTTCTCTGTCTCGACTTCATCTCCATCTGCTCCCCCTGACATTGGTTTACCACCGTCCTTACCTGCATCAGATTCCGAAAACAGCTACGGTATGAGCTCAGGAAACAGGAATGATGAAGTGATCGACTTGAGCTACAACAATGAAGGAGGTGATGAAAATTTTGGAACACGATACTTCCGAAGACTAATGCAGAATAAAGGGTTGATGTCTTCTGACCAGCAACTAATGGGTAGTGAAGTGACTGAGATGTGGGTGAGGGCATATGCTTCTGATCCGTTGTTGTTCCGCAGAGAATTTGCTATGTCAATGATGAAACTTTCAAGCTATAATGTCTTGACTGGTCCTCTAGGACAAGTGAGAACAAGCTGCTCAAAGGCCCTCCCCAGGAACTGA